The following proteins are encoded in a genomic region of Galbibacter sp. BG1:
- a CDS encoding M1 family metallopeptidase produces the protein MKKTFIAVLSLFLATSIHAQETGLFNNTETFTKQDTLRGSITPERAWWDLNYYHLSVTVDPDEKYISGKNVIRYKVLKSNQTLQIDLQPPLKIEKVTQNNKELEFTSEVNAHFVQLKEPQKKGDYNEILVYYSGNPKEAVRAPWDGGFSWKKDKNGKPFIATSCQGLGASIWWPNKDHMYDEVDSMKISVTTPKGLMDVSNGRLVGVDMEENTNTFHWKVNNPINNYGVNVNIGDYVHFGEKYKGEKGILDMDYYVLSYNLEKAKEQFKQAPKMMEAFEHWFGPYPFYEDGYKLVEVPYLGMEHQSSVTYGNQYKNGYLGRDLSGTGWGLKSDFIIVHESGHEWFANNITYKDIADMWIHESFTAYSENLFIDYYYGKEAAAEYVIGTRKNIQNDIPIIGKYDVNNEGSGDMYYKGANMLHTLRQLVEDDEKWRAILRGLNKDFYHQTVTTEQIENYLSEKTGKNLDAFFNQYLRTVMIPNLEYKIENKMLKFRYTDVVENFDMPIQVYLNDKEEWIFPTTKWKEISADKKIETFKVDEDFYIDSNKV, from the coding sequence ATGAAGAAAACTTTCATCGCGGTGCTAAGTTTGTTTTTAGCTACAAGCATTCATGCGCAAGAAACTGGCCTATTCAACAATACTGAAACGTTTACCAAACAAGATACTTTGCGCGGTAGCATTACTCCAGAAAGGGCTTGGTGGGATTTAAATTATTACCATTTATCAGTTACCGTAGACCCAGATGAAAAATATATTTCAGGTAAAAATGTTATTCGGTACAAGGTCTTAAAATCCAATCAAACCCTTCAGATAGACTTGCAGCCGCCGTTGAAAATTGAAAAAGTCACCCAAAATAATAAAGAATTGGAATTTACTTCCGAAGTAAATGCTCACTTTGTTCAATTGAAAGAACCTCAAAAGAAAGGAGATTATAACGAGATTCTCGTTTATTATTCAGGAAATCCTAAGGAGGCGGTTCGCGCACCTTGGGATGGAGGGTTTTCTTGGAAAAAAGATAAAAATGGGAAACCTTTTATAGCTACCTCTTGTCAAGGTTTGGGAGCGAGCATTTGGTGGCCCAATAAAGACCATATGTATGATGAAGTGGATAGTATGAAAATAAGTGTTACCACTCCCAAAGGATTAATGGATGTTTCCAACGGCCGTCTTGTTGGGGTTGATATGGAGGAAAATACAAATACATTTCATTGGAAGGTCAACAACCCTATTAATAATTATGGAGTAAATGTAAATATTGGTGATTACGTTCATTTTGGTGAGAAATACAAGGGTGAAAAGGGAATTTTGGACATGGATTATTATGTTTTAAGTTATAATCTAGAAAAAGCAAAAGAACAATTTAAACAGGCTCCCAAGATGATGGAAGCTTTTGAACACTGGTTTGGCCCCTACCCTTTCTACGAAGATGGCTACAAGCTTGTGGAAGTTCCCTATTTGGGTATGGAGCACCAAAGCTCGGTTACTTATGGCAATCAATACAAAAATGGATATCTAGGAAGGGATTTATCTGGCACTGGTTGGGGCTTGAAATCCGATTTTATTATTGTTCATGAAAGCGGACACGAATGGTTTGCGAATAATATCACCTACAAGGATATTGCAGATATGTGGATACACGAAAGTTTTACAGCCTATTCCGAGAATCTTTTTATTGATTATTACTACGGAAAGGAGGCCGCAGCCGAATATGTAATTGGGACTAGGAAAAACATTCAAAACGACATCCCAATCATAGGTAAATACGATGTAAACAATGAAGGTTCTGGAGATATGTATTACAAAGGCGCTAATATGCTTCACACGCTTCGGCAACTTGTAGAGGATGATGAAAAATGGAGGGCTATTTTAAGAGGTTTAAATAAAGATTTTTACCATCAAACGGTTACTACCGAGCAAATTGAAAATTACCTTTCAGAAAAAACCGGTAAAAACTTGGATGCCTTCTTCAATCAATATTTAAGAACGGTTATGATCCCAAATCTTGAATATAAAATTGAAAATAAAATGCTGAAATTTAGATATACCGATGTGGTCGAAAATTTCGATATGCCAATACAGGTTTATTTAAATGATAAAGAAGAATGGATTTTCCCAACAACGAAATGGAAAGAAATTTCTGCCGATAAAAAGATAGAGACTTTTAAGGTAGACGAAGATTTTTATATCGACAGCAATAAGGTCTAA
- a CDS encoding App1 family protein has translation MKFDLKLYRGYANEKQVILFGHVFRSLAPDYLLTDKKGYKHAKGIYEMFTIKTLENATVKISFQDEIVTTKTTKDGYFRVCIPCENIKAGWHEFSAEANYEDYQTKQLSEFLKPYPGKIGVITDIDDTFLISHTNNILKKLYVLLTKNVKKRKIFEDVAYHYKLLSEAGRSGEMEKNTFFYVSSSEWNLYSFILNFTRLHGLPKSVFKLKKIKTGLGDFLFSGRGSHDHKFQKIKDILEFYPEMRFVLMGDDSQKDPYLYQKIVKYFPRNVAAIYIRQTGKKQKSKTVEALENLKDFNMPTCYFKDSAIAISHSKKIGLL, from the coding sequence ATGAAATTCGATCTCAAGCTGTATAGGGGATACGCAAACGAGAAGCAAGTCATTTTATTTGGACATGTATTTAGATCTTTGGCTCCAGACTATTTATTGACGGATAAGAAAGGGTATAAACATGCCAAAGGGATTTATGAAATGTTTACCATAAAGACATTGGAAAATGCTACCGTAAAAATCTCTTTTCAAGATGAAATTGTTACCACAAAAACAACTAAAGACGGTTATTTTAGGGTTTGTATCCCTTGTGAAAATATAAAGGCGGGTTGGCATGAATTTTCTGCTGAAGCAAATTATGAAGATTACCAAACCAAACAGTTGAGTGAATTTCTAAAACCTTACCCCGGAAAAATTGGGGTAATAACAGATATAGACGATACTTTTTTAATCTCCCATACCAATAATATCTTAAAAAAGCTGTATGTGCTTCTTACCAAGAATGTGAAAAAACGTAAGATATTTGAAGATGTGGCCTATCATTATAAACTGTTGAGCGAAGCGGGACGATCTGGGGAGATGGAAAAAAACACTTTTTTTTATGTTTCCAGTAGTGAGTGGAACCTTTATAGTTTTATCTTGAATTTCACCCGGTTGCACGGCTTACCAAAATCGGTTTTTAAATTAAAGAAAATTAAAACAGGCTTGGGCGATTTTCTCTTTTCAGGACGTGGCAGTCACGACCATAAATTTCAAAAAATAAAGGATATTTTAGAATTTTATCCCGAAATGCGCTTTGTATTAATGGGGGACGACTCCCAAAAAGACCCGTATCTGTATCAGAAAATAGTTAAATATTTTCCACGCAATGTAGCCGCCATTTACATACGGCAAACAGGAAAAAAACAAAAAAGTAAGACGGTAGAAGCCCTGGAAAACCTAAAAGACTTTAATATGCCAACTTGCTATTTTAAAGATAGTGCCATTGCCATTTCACATTCCAAAAAAATTGGATTGCTTTAG
- a CDS encoding diacylglycerol/lipid kinase family protein — protein sequence MEHPKQILLIVNPISGDKNKNKIIERIEKKAKSNDLEVSTYKTTGKNDLESIKEKIEKINPHRIIVVGGDGTIKLCVDALENKDIPLGVIPAGSANGMAVDLEIPLDIKKAVHTALNKDPKNIDVLNINGETAIHISDLGINAALVKKYDESSVRGKLGYALQSIPTLIDFKDPFRFKVKANDNLKEGSAMMIAIANARKYGNGAVINPLGKLNDGKFEILIFKTLQINKILQTVLNKIPLDDDFVEVISTDYAEIETTNPIPFQIDGEYIAETKNITIRMEKKQLAIVY from the coding sequence ATGGAGCATCCCAAACAAATTTTATTGATTGTAAATCCAATTTCAGGAGATAAAAATAAAAATAAGATCATTGAGAGAATCGAGAAGAAAGCCAAGAGCAATGATTTAGAAGTTTCTACCTATAAGACTACTGGAAAAAACGATTTAGAATCCATCAAGGAAAAAATTGAAAAAATCAATCCGCATCGGATAATTGTTGTGGGGGGCGATGGGACTATTAAACTTTGCGTTGATGCACTTGAAAACAAAGACATTCCCCTTGGCGTAATACCAGCTGGAAGCGCCAATGGTATGGCCGTAGACTTAGAGATTCCTTTGGATATTAAAAAGGCGGTTCATACGGCTTTAAATAAAGACCCAAAAAATATTGATGTACTTAATATTAATGGGGAAACCGCCATTCATATAAGTGATTTAGGGATTAATGCCGCTCTTGTTAAAAAATATGATGAAAGCAGTGTTCGGGGAAAACTTGGTTATGCCCTTCAATCCATTCCAACCCTTATCGACTTTAAAGATCCCTTCCGATTTAAAGTTAAGGCCAATGATAATTTAAAGGAAGGTAGCGCCATGATGATTGCCATTGCCAACGCCCGAAAATATGGGAATGGTGCTGTTATTAATCCACTTGGAAAATTAAATGACGGAAAGTTTGAAATCCTCATCTTTAAAACCCTACAAATTAATAAGATACTACAAACTGTTCTCAATAAAATCCCATTAGATGACGATTTTGTAGAAGTAATTTCTACCGACTATGCAGAGATTGAAACTACAAACCCGATTCCATTTCAAATAGACGGCGAATATATCGCTGAAACCAAGAACATAACTATTCGTATGGAAAAAAAGCAATTGGCCATTGTTTATTAA
- a CDS encoding YceI family protein: MKKTGFILTALVLFIALGCKQKEKTSEVKKEEVTETEKKQPLKLKDSLRFTAFKTEQKIGVNGTFTDIQLSDFHDEKENMVDLLTGANFKINTKSIYTKDPARDAKLEKFFFENLASSEITGKFKSFNSEKAMVQLEMNGIEKEIPFELNATKDQVELSGSIDMIEDFSANKAFQAIHEACKVLHEDKTWTDVDLKIIISK; this comes from the coding sequence ATGAAAAAAACTGGGTTTATCCTAACTGCCCTTGTGTTGTTTATTGCTTTAGGCTGTAAACAAAAGGAAAAAACTTCCGAAGTAAAAAAAGAAGAAGTAACCGAAACCGAAAAAAAACAACCGTTAAAGCTTAAAGATTCGCTGCGATTTACCGCATTTAAAACAGAACAAAAAATAGGAGTCAACGGTACTTTTACAGACATACAACTTTCTGACTTCCATGATGAAAAAGAAAATATGGTTGATTTGCTTACGGGAGCTAACTTTAAAATCAATACCAAAAGTATTTATACAAAAGACCCAGCAAGAGATGCAAAATTGGAGAAATTCTTTTTTGAGAACCTAGCTTCCTCAGAAATTACTGGGAAGTTTAAAAGTTTTAACTCTGAAAAAGCGATGGTTCAACTGGAAATGAATGGTATCGAAAAAGAAATTCCATTCGAACTAAATGCTACTAAAGATCAGGTAGAATTATCTGGAAGCATTGATATGATAGAGGATTTTTCAGCCAACAAAGCGTTTCAGGCCATACACGAAGCTTGTAAAGTTTTGCATGAAGACAAAACATGGACTGATGTTGACTTAAAAATTATCATCAGCAAATAA
- a CDS encoding superoxide dismutase family protein, with translation MKKIGLSLIALMLIFTVACKQKEKKEESVDKEATTEVKEEVKQEAKKVKVSMGSESDSNVSGNVVFKEENGMVTMTAVFDGLNPGTHAIHLHEKADCSAHDGTSANGHWNPTNEKHGKWGSPDGYHKGDIGNFEADENGNGAVTFETDEWCIGCGDANKDILNRAVIVHQGGDDFTSQPSGDAGARVSCGEVVM, from the coding sequence ATGAAAAAAATAGGATTAAGTCTTATAGCTCTCATGCTGATTTTTACGGTAGCATGTAAGCAAAAAGAAAAGAAAGAAGAAAGCGTTGATAAAGAAGCAACCACAGAAGTAAAAGAAGAAGTAAAACAAGAAGCCAAGAAAGTAAAAGTCTCCATGGGGTCTGAAAGCGATTCCAACGTTAGTGGAAATGTTGTTTTTAAAGAAGAAAATGGCATGGTAACTATGACAGCAGTTTTCGATGGATTGAATCCAGGTACCCACGCTATACATTTGCATGAAAAAGCAGATTGCAGTGCCCATGATGGAACTTCTGCCAATGGACACTGGAACCCTACCAATGAAAAACATGGAAAATGGGGAAGTCCGGATGGATATCACAAAGGAGACATTGGAAACTTTGAAGCAGATGAGAATGGAAATGGAGCCGTTACCTTTGAAACCGACGAGTGGTGTATTGGTTGTGGAGATGCCAATAAGGATATTCTCAACAGAGCGGTTATTGTACACCAAGGCGGAGACGACTTTACATCTCAGCCGAGTGGAGATGCAGGTGCCCGTGTAAGTTGTGGCGAGGTTGTAATGTAA
- a CDS encoding RNA polymerase sigma factor, with amino-acid sequence MEQELLMKRIVEKDPKAFDTLYQNYSQSLLGVIYNIVKSEEIAEEILQDVFIKIWDKANTYTPAKGRIFTWMLNIARNAAIDKTRSKGFNKSKQNLSSENFVDILKHHDNLNDQVDAIGISKYVTKLKETCKSLIELLYFKGFTQKEASEELNIPIGTVKTRNRNCISNLREMLLR; translated from the coding sequence ATGGAGCAAGAGCTACTTATGAAACGTATCGTAGAAAAAGACCCAAAAGCTTTCGATACACTTTACCAAAATTATTCCCAAAGTTTACTAGGTGTTATTTACAACATTGTTAAAAGTGAAGAAATTGCTGAAGAAATTCTTCAAGATGTCTTTATAAAAATATGGGATAAGGCCAATACCTATACACCAGCCAAGGGGAGAATTTTCACTTGGATGTTAAATATAGCGCGTAATGCGGCCATTGATAAAACTAGATCTAAAGGATTTAATAAAAGTAAACAAAACCTAAGCTCAGAAAATTTCGTAGATATTTTAAAACATCACGATAACTTAAACGACCAAGTTGATGCGATTGGAATTTCGAAATATGTTACCAAATTAAAGGAAACGTGTAAGTCGTTAATAGAACTTTTATATTTTAAAGGTTTTACACAAAAAGAGGCCTCAGAAGAACTTAACATCCCTATTGGTACCGTAAAAACAAGAAATAGAAATTGTATTTCAAACTTAAGGGAAATGCTACTTAGATAA
- a CDS encoding anti-sigma factor domain-containing protein, protein MDIREYIESGILELYVAGVLTEKENNEVSEAIREHLELKSEVEEIETAIVKLTAAVAPKDAQKLYDKIKTKVLNEEPKVIPITRKKTNWAAYTGWAAAVILAVGLFYLYEQKNDIEYELQITDAKNAVLENKIAKTSRDLQKAEELVTLLRAQDITTINLGGQQVAPESYAKVYWKKDNNVVYIDALGLPEPPPGKVYQVWSLTLDPLTPTSIGLLDDFVSDDNKVFELQNPNESQAFGITLEPAGGSETPTMEQLYTLGIVQS, encoded by the coding sequence ATGGATATTAGAGAATACATAGAATCAGGAATTTTAGAGCTTTATGTAGCGGGAGTGCTTACAGAAAAGGAAAATAATGAAGTATCTGAAGCTATTAGGGAACATCTTGAACTTAAAAGTGAAGTTGAAGAAATAGAAACAGCTATTGTAAAACTTACGGCAGCGGTTGCCCCTAAAGATGCGCAGAAACTTTACGATAAAATTAAAACCAAGGTTCTAAATGAAGAACCTAAAGTGATACCAATAACACGTAAGAAAACCAACTGGGCGGCTTATACAGGTTGGGCAGCAGCTGTTATTCTTGCCGTTGGACTCTTCTATTTATACGAACAGAAAAACGATATTGAGTACGAACTTCAAATAACAGATGCTAAAAACGCTGTTTTAGAAAACAAAATAGCCAAAACCAGCAGAGACTTACAAAAGGCTGAAGAATTGGTAACCTTACTTCGCGCACAGGATATTACCACTATTAATCTGGGTGGCCAGCAGGTAGCCCCAGAGTCTTACGCTAAGGTATACTGGAAAAAAGACAACAATGTAGTTTATATTGATGCTTTGGGGCTTCCAGAACCACCACCGGGCAAAGTGTACCAGGTATGGTCTTTAACTTTAGACCCTCTTACCCCAACAAGTATTGGTTTACTGGACGATTTTGTAAGCGATGATAATAAGGTATTTGAGCTTCAAAATCCGAACGAATCCCAAGCATTTGGAATTACCCTAGAGCCAGCTGGTGGTAGCGAAACACCAACCATGGAACAATTATATACCTTGGGTATCGTACAATCGTAA